Genomic DNA from Xyrauchen texanus isolate HMW12.3.18 chromosome 28, RBS_HiC_50CHRs, whole genome shotgun sequence:
aattcaatatatattgatgaaatatttatacttagttatcttttaaatatttaaaaaaattggctTGTTAAAGGATCCATCAAATTTCAACAAgcctcagacatgcttgtgtggcgtttcgggtgtgttgcgtcataaacataaaatgtttaggtcactgtgtcatccatccatccatccatccatcgtcaaccgcttatcctgtgtacagggtcgcggggggctggagcctatcccagctaacattgggcgaaaggcgggggacaccctggacaggtcgccagtccatcgcagggccacacatagacagacatacactcacactcacctccacatccacacctagggcaatttttttggtcactgtgtcaagttaaatatagtttaatacttagaacacatcttgagatccctaagTTTGAATTTGcgatccatcaagtgttttgaacgcaagaacgtaacacatgtctgttttgtgctgtctggttgttttttttcactgaataaactgcgcgttgccacacgtctgaaatttcaattactgccctctgaagtaaacaggtggtactacaagcttgcatttctcaggaagcttccttattacaatccggggacattgcgattaattgcgtaacttttttttaacacgttattttaaataaaatgaatagcactgaattaaatcgacagccctagtgtgtgtgtgtgtgtgtgtgtgtgtgtgtgtgtgtgtgtgtgtgtgtgtgagcgtgtatttatcactttgtggggaccaaatgtccccataaggatagtaaaacccgaaatgtttgaccttgtggggacattttgtcggtccccatgaggaaaacagcttataaatcatactaaattatgttttttgaaaatgtaaaaatgcagaaagttttctgtgagggttaggtttaggggtagggttaggtttaggggatagaatataaagtttgtacagtataaaaaccattatgtctatggaaagtccccataaaacatggaaacacaacatgtgtgtgtgtgtgtgtgtgtgtgtgtgtgtgtgtgtatatatatatatatatatataattatatggttcatttattactacatttttgtattgatttggggttGAACATATAGGACATAtccttgacaggttttgtgtgaATCACCCCAGTACATTATCCCTCCTATACTTAATAGTTTGGACACCTAGAAGAGCATTTGAAATGACCACTGCCATCATTATTCGTGTGcttaataaaatatatgttttatcactaaAATAACTATCTTGCTTCCTTTTGTTAGGCAATGGAACTATAGATTTCCCAGAGTTCCTGACGATGATGGCCAGGAAAATGAAGGACACAGACAGCGAGGAAGAGATCCGTGAGGCCTTTCGGGTATTCGACAAGGTTTGTGCTCTTACTGCTTTATCTGGGATAACTCTTTTATTTCAGCCAGAAATGACCTTAAGTTCAAAGTAGTGGATAAATCATGTTGTCCCCTGCTCTTTCTCCAGGACGGAAACGGCTACATCAGTGCTGCAGAGTTGCGTCATGTCATGACAAACCTCGGTGAGAAGCTGACAGATGAAGAAGTAGATGAGATGATCAGAGAAGCTGACATTGATGGTGACGGTCAAGTGAACTACGAAGGTAAGTTCTAATGAACTGTTGAGTTGTTTGTTCGAGCTCTACCGTGCCTCTTTTAGACATATTTAGTTGTGAACAATATCAAAGGCATTACACTATTAGGGGTGCACCAATATTGAAAGTTTGACTGAAACCGATACCATCAATGTTTTTTGTGGCTTAATATGACACATTTTTATGAATCTATatatctttgttttaaaaagacaatttaaCTTGTTTCCTTTTCAAATCGGATTGTAGAAAAGACTGAAAATAGTTTAGTTTTTTGCAACCTTATAAGATACTATCTATTTCCAATATCTGCCATATCAGATCGATACTGACAATAATGCTCCAATCGGCTGAAACcgtaatatgttttatttttcataatttatctCCATCAAGATGTCCCAGAATGCACAAGGGACACTTTTTGTTTTGCTGAAAGCGGAGCCTCTTGATGCACATGAAAGCTGTTCGGAAAGGGGACGCTAATTACCGTGTGAATGTTGCCTTCACttcttgattaaaaaattaataaaccaTTTAACAATTTAGCAGCTGGCTGCACATCCTGGCATTTGGTCAAAAGCAACTGCCTAATCTcattttctctccatctctcctcTCAGAATTTGTACAGATGATGACCGCAAAATGAAGCCGCCACCTTCTGCAGTGCCCTCTTAGAAGAGAAAAACAAATCAGTCACATGTTTTACTTACCTCTTGGGggaaaaacaaagtttatttattcataatgtttctgttttaaaataattaaatgttaaaattaagtatCCATCTGTCCACATAGAAAATAACGGAAAAACGTCAAATATCTGCATGAAATGGTTAGTGATCCTGTCCCCAAAGATCAGTCTAGCATCAGTTATTCAAGAGAAAAATAACCTGTAACTCCCTTCAAACTGAAGAAAAACAGCATTTGGTGAACTCTTTCAGTTCCATCTGCTCTTGATAATGTTTGGGCTGGCCATCCTCCTTTCGTTCTCTTGTTTTCCTGTTCTTCATGCATGCAGCTTGAGCCCGGAGCTCATTCTCCAGCCAATCAGAGCCTGCAGAGTCACCTGAAGTGttgttttgtgggtttttgtaATTTAAGAGGAACCGTAAGTAGAGGGAGAGATTgtaaattcaagtttgaagtgaAACAGGGCTTTAATTAATGTAATGTGGGGGATCAAAacgtaaaaaatataataatacaaaaacaacaaaatttcaAACGTTCGgcatgatttattgtttaagatatttaaattttttagttgttattttgtttaaattactttcttttcCTGGACATCTCCTCTGTGGTGTGCTGCACCATGATGATGGAGATGATGGTGGAATGTTCTAGATGGTTGGAGGAGTGTGGCTGAGCCCCTCTGTTTCTTTACTCTTGACCGGTGTATTCTCCCCTGGAGCGGGAGTCTGCACTCCACTCTTCAGTTTGCTTTCATTCCAAGTTTTACATGCTACTGTTTTaatatttccttaaaataaagtgaCCATGTACTTTACGACTACTGCTCTGCTTTTTGAGTCATTTTTTTATGTATGAAAACTCCATGACGTTACCAATGTGTAAGCTGTAATGTTTAgtgtggaatgcaaaaggaggaTATTTGAAGAACATTAGCACAACAACGGTTAATAGTGACACCAGCTGTTAACCtcgaaaaaacaacataaaagcatCTTAAagctaatttatacttactgggcaAACAGGAAATATGACCACAAACAAAACGTTTTTGTCTTACTAAGGAGGTGTCCTTTTGATATCTCTCGTGTCTGCGCACATAATTTAAATTCTTGACCTAGAAGAACTGGGCTAGTCGAATAGcactgatgattggttaaaactaatcgtGGGTGTGGTTTTGACGTGACATTCTTTAGTCCATATAGGACAgtaaatgcattattttaaaacaatgccACTCGTAGCATAAACgcatgcacgaagaatgtgaatcttcaaaaacaaataagaagaatgtgaaaacgacataaatattgatctgtttctcacccacacctatcatattgcttctgaagacatggattaaaccactggagccttatgattacttttatgctcctttatgtggttttggagcttcaaaattttggccaaccttcacttgcattgtttgaaccttcagagctgagatattcttctaaaaatcttaatctgtgttcagcagaagaaagaaagtcatacacatctaggatggcatgagggtgagtaaataatgagagaattttcctttttggatgaactatcccttttaatcattttttttttttttttggttcattgAAACAAGCTgttcaaaagaatcggttcatggAAATCAGACTTCCCACTATTAGAGTAAtggtataaatgttttcaattcaATTTATATGTATTTGTAGTCTTTAGAAATCAGAATGAAACGGTAATTATGTCAAATTtggtaaaaatgtacttttaaactttttttttaataccccGTTTTTCTGAAATTCTCTGTGGACCCCATAGCACCCCATTGCAGctccccagtttgaaaacctctgGTGTCGCCTATtcttttatggatttttttttgtcctttttggagcttgacactcctggtcactataaactgtcaTTGTTGTGcagcaattattaaaaaaatctaactttatattaggtgtttcaaaaaataaacaacatttagAATGACATTTTGGTGAGTAAATAGTtgcagaatttgcatttttgggtgaactattcctttaagtgttgtAAATGTTTCCTTCCCTGCTGTCAGTTTGCATTAATTCACCGTCTCTTTGACATCCTTCCTGTTGGAGCTCTAATAGAT
This window encodes:
- the calm1b gene encoding calmodulin-1b translates to MADQLTEEQIAEFKEAFSLFDKDGDGTITTKELGTVMRSLGQNPTEAELQDMINEVDADGNGTIDFPEFLTMMARKMKDTDSEEEIREAFRVFDKDGNGYISAAELRHVMTNLGEKLTDEEVDEMIREADIDGDGQVNYEEFVQMMTAK